A single region of the Lysinibacillus sp. B2A1 genome encodes:
- a CDS encoding peptide ABC transporter permease, with the protein MAQAIVNDNKKQNTLLRKLLKNKLATIGLIIVALMTIVAIFAPLIATHPPNEMTVGKSFLPMNTDGHLLGTDNYGRDLFSRLVYGTRISMIVGVAAVLFGAVFGTLLGLVAGYFGGRLDSIIMRTMDGLFAFPFILLAITLMTVLGQGLVNVIVAIGIANIPGFARLVRGQVLSVKEEEFIEVTHSLGATHTRIIFSHILPNCLAPLIVYGTMSTAGAIISEAALSFLGLGIQPPTASWGSILKDGKDFLVLNPQMATFSGICILLTVLGINLLGDGLRDALDPKMKV; encoded by the coding sequence ATGGCACAAGCAATTGTAAATGACAATAAAAAGCAAAATACGCTATTACGAAAGTTGTTAAAAAATAAATTAGCAACAATCGGTTTGATAATTGTAGCACTAATGACGATTGTAGCCATTTTTGCTCCGCTTATCGCGACCCACCCACCAAATGAAATGACTGTTGGTAAATCATTTTTGCCAATGAATACAGATGGACATTTACTTGGTACAGATAACTATGGTCGAGATTTGTTTAGTCGTTTAGTGTATGGTACCCGCATTTCAATGATTGTTGGTGTTGCAGCTGTACTCTTTGGGGCAGTATTCGGCACTTTACTTGGATTAGTTGCAGGCTATTTTGGTGGACGTTTAGACTCTATCATTATGCGTACAATGGATGGTCTGTTTGCTTTTCCATTCATTTTATTAGCTATTACATTAATGACAGTGCTAGGTCAAGGATTAGTAAATGTTATCGTAGCCATTGGTATTGCCAATATACCGGGGTTTGCACGATTGGTCCGCGGTCAAGTATTAAGCGTAAAAGAGGAGGAGTTTATTGAAGTAACTCATTCTTTAGGTGCTACACATACACGTATTATTTTTAGTCATATTTTACCAAACTGTCTTGCGCCGTTAATTGTCTACGGCACAATGAGTACGGCTGGGGCCATCATTTCTGAGGCAGCGCTTAGCTTTTTAGGATTAGGTATACAACCGCCTACTGCTTCATGGGGTAGTATTCTGAAGGATGGTAAGGATTTTCTAGTGTTGAATCCTCAAATGGCAACATTCTCAGGGATATGTATTTTACTAACAGTGCTTGGCATTAATCTTTTAGGCGATGGATTACGTGACGCACTAGATCCAAAAATGAAAGTTTGA
- a CDS encoding glutathione ABC transporter permease GsiC (with GsiABD is involved in the transport of glutathione into the cell) — MGSFILKRLINLIPTLLVVGIIVFIITRMIPGDPASVMLGPQASVEDVENLREELGLNKSIPSQFISYVADLAQLNLGYSYSYSESVIGLIIERFPNTVILALAALLIAVVIGIPAGILAARKQNTMVDYVVMLISLVGVSMPIFWLGIMLVLFFSVNLGWLPATGMGNLDDGLWTYIKHLILPALALATIPMATFARITRSSMLEVISQDYIKTARSKGIKEYLVIGKHAFKNALTPILTVLGMQISNLLGGAVLTETIFSWPGMGRLIVDAIDKRDFVVVQGTVIFIAFIFVLINLIVDVLYKVVNPKVNLESDGGKK; from the coding sequence ATGGGCTCATTTATTTTAAAAAGGTTAATAAACCTTATCCCGACACTGCTAGTAGTAGGAATCATCGTATTTATTATTACGAGAATGATTCCAGGTGATCCAGCATCTGTTATGTTAGGTCCTCAAGCAAGTGTGGAAGATGTAGAAAACTTAAGGGAAGAGTTAGGGTTAAATAAATCGATTCCATCACAATTTATATCCTATGTAGCGGACCTAGCGCAGCTTAATCTGGGTTATTCATATTCTTATAGTGAATCTGTCATTGGGCTCATTATAGAAAGATTTCCGAATACAGTGATATTAGCTCTAGCAGCGCTACTGATTGCAGTAGTCATTGGGATTCCCGCAGGAATTTTAGCAGCAAGAAAGCAAAATACAATGGTAGATTATGTGGTAATGCTCATATCCTTAGTGGGTGTCTCTATGCCAATCTTTTGGCTTGGGATCATGCTAGTGTTATTCTTTAGCGTCAATCTCGGATGGCTACCTGCTACGGGGATGGGAAATTTAGATGATGGACTTTGGACATATATAAAGCATTTAATTTTACCAGCATTAGCTTTAGCTACTATACCGATGGCGACATTTGCTCGTATTACACGCTCGAGTATGCTAGAGGTTATTTCGCAGGATTACATTAAAACTGCACGTTCTAAAGGTATTAAAGAATATTTAGTTATCGGAAAACATGCGTTTAAAAATGCACTAACACCTATTTTAACTGTACTAGGCATGCAAATTTCTAATTTACTTGGTGGTGCTGTATTAACTGAAACGATTTTCAGTTGGCCAGGAATGGGGCGGCTTATTGTAGATGCAATTGATAAGCGTGACTTTGTCGTTGTACAGGGAACAGTCATTTTTATCGCCTTTATCTTTGTTCTTATTAACTTAATCGTGGATGTTTTATATAAAGTGGTAAATCCAAAAGTAAATCTTGAATCGGATGGGGGGAAAAAGTAA
- a CDS encoding peptide ABC transporter substrate-binding protein: MKKINVKKSVLLLFLTLMIGILAACGGNSDKKSTSEEKEGEATSGGTLNIGLSANSKTFDPIKYTGVYESQVMRQMGDTLVVYNKDLSDIIPSLATEWKVSDDMLVYTFKLREGVKFQKGKYQDGRDMTAEDVKYSLERSAKESAMNRLSGVTEVKVISDYEVEIHLASPNAALLAMLTDAGNIIIPKEEVEGWGDNFSEHFIGTGPFQLTEWKKDQEVKLVRNEGYWGEKPHLDNLTMKFISDQNMMTNALRSGDIDIAMDVKGQNREIINQDSNFELLTNPGLSIVYLDLNNKVGPTADKRVREAIYKATNVEEIITGVNQWGGGDVSYLPLPPGSWGYDKGLIDLVPKYNPEEAKKLLAEAGYPDGFKTEIFVSEARVPYATIFQSQLKKNLNIDVDIKVLEWGTYSDTVAKGKASMNIGGWTWYPDPYFFLYQLFHTNQIGALGNGKGYSNPEVDKLLERAVSETVVQEERAKLYQEALKLILADVPRIELEATQTVAGVNKKVKGFEVSADNSVQIVHPNGTNVSISK; the protein is encoded by the coding sequence ATGAAGAAAATAAACGTAAAAAAATCTGTACTACTACTGTTTTTAACTTTAATGATTGGGATTTTAGCAGCCTGTGGTGGTAACTCTGATAAGAAGAGTACATCAGAAGAAAAAGAAGGCGAAGCTACATCAGGTGGAACATTAAATATTGGTCTTTCAGCAAATTCCAAAACTTTTGATCCCATTAAATACACTGGGGTTTACGAATCACAGGTAATGCGTCAAATGGGTGACACTTTAGTTGTTTATAACAAGGATTTATCAGATATCATTCCTTCCTTAGCTACGGAATGGAAAGTATCAGATGATATGTTAGTTTATACATTCAAGTTACGTGAGGGAGTAAAGTTCCAAAAAGGGAAATATCAAGACGGTCGTGATATGACTGCAGAGGACGTAAAATATTCTTTAGAGCGATCTGCAAAAGAATCTGCAATGAATCGTCTAAGTGGTGTAACTGAGGTAAAAGTAATTTCTGATTATGAGGTTGAGATTCATTTAGCATCTCCAAATGCAGCATTACTTGCTATGTTAACAGATGCAGGTAATATCATTATTCCAAAAGAAGAGGTTGAGGGCTGGGGAGACAATTTCTCTGAGCATTTCATCGGAACAGGTCCATTCCAATTAACTGAATGGAAAAAAGACCAAGAAGTAAAGCTAGTACGCAATGAAGGTTATTGGGGTGAAAAGCCACATCTTGATAATTTAACAATGAAATTTATTTCTGATCAAAACATGATGACAAATGCATTACGTTCAGGTGATATCGATATCGCAATGGATGTAAAAGGTCAAAACCGTGAAATTATTAACCAAGACAGTAATTTTGAGCTTTTAACAAATCCTGGCTTATCGATTGTCTATCTCGACCTTAATAACAAGGTAGGCCCAACGGCAGATAAGCGAGTACGTGAAGCTATCTACAAGGCAACAAATGTAGAAGAAATTATCACTGGTGTTAACCAATGGGGTGGTGGCGACGTTTCTTATTTACCTCTACCTCCAGGTTCATGGGGCTATGATAAAGGTTTGATTGACTTAGTACCAAAGTACAATCCTGAGGAAGCTAAAAAATTATTAGCTGAAGCTGGATATCCAGATGGCTTTAAAACAGAAATTTTTGTATCTGAGGCACGTGTTCCTTACGCAACTATTTTCCAAAGCCAATTAAAGAAAAACTTAAACATTGATGTAGATATCAAGGTTCTTGAGTGGGGAACTTACAGTGATACAGTTGCTAAAGGGAAAGCATCTATGAATATTGGTGGCTGGACATGGTATCCAGATCCATACTTCTTCCTATACCAATTGTTCCACACAAATCAAATTGGCGCTTTAGGTAATGGGAAAGGCTATAGCAATCCAGAGGTTGATAAATTATTAGAACGTGCGGTATCAGAAACGGTTGTCCAAGAAGAACGTGCAAAATTATATCAAGAAGCTTTGAAACTAATTTTAGCTGATGTTCCTCGTATTGAATTAGAGGCTACACAAACGGTAGCTGGCGTGAATAAAAAGGTAAAAGGCTTTGAGGTTTCAGCAGATAACTCTGTGCAAATCGTACATCCTAATGGTACAAACGTTTCAATTTCAAAATAA